One window of Flavobacterium dauae genomic DNA carries:
- a CDS encoding OmpA family protein, giving the protein MKKGLSVIALVFSLFLGNTSSFAQAGLNTAEKRYDRWAYMDAIKMYEKVFNRGFSNQQLVEKLGNAYYFNARYSEAQKYYQKLFSEYNSSDVSTEYLYRYAHTLQNVGDEKEAKKYYDAFVKKAGSEAQISKIRKNEESLQKQIKENSGRISNIANLAINTPYADYGSFVNNETFYYTSARDTGNFAKKRHTWTGDAFTNLYEANVNEVGEQDNVNLIKSVKTRLNESSAIITKDRQTMYFTRNNIVKGKRRYDANKNTKLKIFRAELIDGKWANITELPFNSDQFNTTHPTLSADERTLYFSSDRPNGFGEADLWKVTVNGDQYGTPENLGEGINTEGRETFPFVVNNELYFSSNGRVGLGGLDVFAANIKDNETFGEVQNIGTPINSEFDDFAYYIDGNTKNGFFSSNRDGGKGNDDIYSFTELRPLVLDCNQQLHVKVRDAKTGELISDAKVTLADGFYNVNGTSYIYVAPTYNFNHGYECGDIYHIKAEKEGYVTQEIKVTLPNESGITEAEIILEPAKIPLKPGDDLFKALNLNPIYFDLDKYYIRPDAALELAKVYAVLEEYPTMKIDIRSHTDSRQTHKYNETLSSNRAKSTAEWLISNGINRNRLTWKGYGETQLVNGCADGVDCSEAEHQMNRRSEFIIVEM; this is encoded by the coding sequence ATGAAAAAAGGATTATCAGTAATTGCTTTAGTGTTTTCTTTGTTTTTAGGGAACACAAGCAGTTTTGCACAAGCAGGATTAAACACGGCTGAAAAAAGATACGACCGTTGGGCGTATATGGACGCAATTAAAATGTACGAAAAAGTGTTTAACAGAGGTTTTTCTAATCAGCAACTGGTTGAAAAATTAGGAAACGCTTATTATTTTAATGCACGTTACAGCGAAGCTCAAAAATACTATCAAAAACTGTTTTCTGAATACAATTCGAGTGATGTATCAACAGAGTATTTATACCGTTATGCACACACCCTTCAAAATGTGGGCGATGAAAAAGAAGCAAAGAAATATTACGATGCATTTGTAAAAAAAGCAGGTAGTGAAGCACAGATTTCTAAAATCCGTAAAAACGAAGAGAGTCTTCAAAAACAGATAAAAGAAAATTCTGGGCGTATTTCAAACATTGCTAATCTTGCAATTAATACCCCTTATGCAGATTATGGAAGCTTTGTAAACAACGAAACGTTTTATTATACAAGTGCCAGAGATACGGGTAATTTTGCTAAAAAACGCCATACATGGACAGGAGATGCTTTTACAAACCTGTATGAAGCAAACGTAAACGAAGTGGGCGAACAAGATAACGTAAATTTAATTAAAAGTGTTAAAACCCGTTTAAACGAATCGTCTGCCATTATTACTAAAGATAGACAAACGATGTATTTTACCCGCAATAATATCGTGAAAGGAAAACGCAGATATGATGCAAATAAAAATACAAAACTTAAAATTTTCCGTGCTGAGCTAATAGATGGTAAATGGGCAAATATTACCGAATTGCCTTTTAACAGCGATCAGTTCAATACCACACACCCAACGTTGAGTGCCGATGAAAGAACTTTGTATTTTTCATCAGACCGCCCCAATGGCTTTGGCGAAGCAGATTTGTGGAAAGTTACAGTGAATGGAGATCAATACGGCACGCCTGAAAATCTAGGCGAAGGTATTAATACCGAAGGCAGAGAAACATTTCCTTTTGTTGTGAACAATGAATTGTATTTTTCAAGCAACGGGCGAGTAGGACTTGGTGGATTAGACGTTTTTGCGGCAAATATCAAAGACAACGAAACGTTTGGAGAAGTACAGAACATTGGCACACCAATCAATTCAGAATTTGATGATTTTGCGTATTATATCGACGGAAATACTAAAAACGGTTTCTTCAGCTCTAACAGAGACGGCGGAAAAGGAAACGACGATATTTACTCGTTCACAGAACTTCGTCCGTTGGTGTTAGATTGTAACCAGCAACTTCACGTAAAAGTTAGAGATGCCAAAACAGGAGAATTGATTTCTGATGCAAAGGTAACATTAGCAGACGGTTTTTACAACGTAAACGGAACAAGCTACATATATGTTGCACCAACGTACAATTTCAACCACGGTTATGAATGTGGCGATATTTACCATATTAAAGCAGAGAAAGAAGGATATGTAACACAGGAAATAAAAGTTACTTTACCAAACGAAAGCGGTATAACCGAAGCGGAGATTATATTGGAACCTGCAAAAATACCTTTAAAACCGGGCGACGATTTGTTTAAAGCATTGAATCTGAATCCGATTTATTTTGATTTAGATAAATACTATATCCGTCCTGATGCGGCTTTAGAGTTAGCAAAAGTATATGCGGTACTGGAAGAATATCCAACAATGAAGATCGATATCCGTTCGCATACCGATAGTCGCCAAACGCATAAATACAACGAAACATTATCGTCAAACCGAGCAAAATCAACAGCAGAATGGTTAATTTCAAATGGAATCAACCGTAACCGATTAACCTGGAAAGGTTACGGTGAAACACAACTGGTAAACGGTTGTGCAGATGGTGTTGATTGTTCTGAAGCAGAACACCAAATGAACCGAAGATCAGAGTTTATTATTGTAGAAATGTAA
- a CDS encoding PorP/SprF family type IX secretion system membrane protein: protein MKFSHIFNKVLAGVLLSLGCTKMHAQQDPQYTHYMYNTININPAYAGSRGALSIFGLHRTQWVGLEGAPRTNSFSINTPLRNSKLGLGVSFVNDRLGVTEENTISVDLSYTIDLNRQGSKLSFGVKGSANMLNVEYSRLKQSTPGDPLLAVDIDNQFSPNIGAGIYWHNGKSYAGLSVPNFLENKRFDNGSIYSSMNQRMNFYLMGGHVFELNPTLKFKPAALLKVTEGAPLQADVTVNFLIHDKLTLGAAYRWDAAWSGLIGYQITDGLFIGYSYDAETTKLGRYNNGSHEVFMRFELFNRYSRVNSPRFY from the coding sequence ATGAAATTTTCACATATTTTCAATAAAGTATTAGCAGGAGTCTTGTTAAGTTTAGGGTGTACAAAAATGCACGCCCAGCAAGACCCCCAGTACACGCATTATATGTACAATACTATAAATATTAACCCCGCGTATGCAGGTAGTAGGGGAGCTTTAAGTATTTTTGGCTTACACCGTACGCAGTGGGTAGGCTTAGAAGGAGCTCCAAGAACCAACTCTTTTTCAATAAACACCCCTCTTCGTAACAGTAAATTGGGCTTGGGCGTTAGCTTTGTAAATGATCGTTTAGGCGTTACCGAAGAAAATACCATAAGTGTAGATTTATCTTATACGATAGATTTAAACCGCCAAGGCAGCAAATTAAGCTTTGGGGTAAAGGGATCAGCTAATATGTTAAACGTTGAATATTCTCGTTTAAAACAATCAACCCCCGGAGATCCATTATTGGCGGTAGATATCGACAACCAGTTTTCTCCAAATATCGGGGCAGGTATTTATTGGCATAACGGAAAAAGTTACGCCGGATTATCTGTACCAAACTTTTTAGAAAACAAAAGGTTTGACAACGGCAGCATTTACAGTTCAATGAACCAACGAATGAATTTTTACTTAATGGGAGGTCATGTGTTTGAGTTGAACCCAACCTTGAAATTTAAACCTGCAGCATTGTTAAAGGTAACAGAAGGAGCACCTTTGCAAGCAGACGTTACAGTAAATTTCTTGATTCACGACAAGTTAACCCTTGGGGCAGCTTACCGTTGGGATGCAGCGTGGAGCGGATTAATTGGTTATCAAATTACCGACGGACTATTTATTGGCTACAGCTATGATGCTGAAACAACCAAGTTAGGACGTTATAACAACGGTTCTCACGAAGTGTTTATGCGTTTTGAATTGTTTAACAGATACAGTCGCGTTAATTCGCCGCGATTCTACTAA